TTTTTGGAGACCCTTAAAAAGCCATAAAAACAAGAAAATAAGTCAATTTGTTTTTAAGGAAAAACTCGAAATAAAGCTTTAATAAATGGTATTTTCGGACACTTTAAAATAACATTTAGATCTTCAATCAGATTCGTTTCTTCATCCAGAAACTTAAAGACCAGGGCAGGATTTCCTTTTTTAAATAAGGAGGAAAAAATTGAACTTCCTATCTCGTTATGACGATAAAGAATATCCAAAAGCAATAAATCATAAAACCAAAAGGTTGATTTTTTATGAAAGTTTTTCAATGGGAAATTTTCATTTTGAAGAAATTTGACTAATTCTGAAGATTTTTTATCTGAATTTTTAAAAGTATAGCCTGTACTTGCTTTTGTCCAACCGCCTGCAGTACCAATATTCAGGACTCGTTTGGTATTTTTTTTCCAGAAAGGATAACAGGTCATTGGAATACTTCCCTGTTCTTTTTCAAGAATTTCAAACTGGCCTATTCCGAGTTTCTCCAAATAAATTTCAATTTCTTTTTCGTATTCTGCTGTTGGAAGAAGTTTTTCTGAAAACAAGGTATATTCTACCAAAGCTTCTGTTTTTGAAGTTGGCAGCAAATACATAAATCTTGTATTTCCTCTTTGTTCCACCGAAAAATCCATGAAAGTGACTTCATCTGGGTTGAATATGGCAGCTTCCGATTTTACAAACCAGCCCACAAAATGCTGCTGTAAAACCGGATATTTATTTTGTCCTTCGGCGAAAGCCTTTGTATAAATGCTGTTGAAAAGATAATTACAGGTGTATCGATTTTTTTCAGTTCCAACGAAAACGTGCGTTTCCAATTCATTAATATCGGTTACTTTTTCGTTTAAAAAGATCACATTCGAATATTTGGAAAGTGCTGTAAAAACAAAATTGTAAAAATCATTTGCCTTAATTTGATTGTATTGATAAGGCTTTAACGCCAAATGGCGATTAAAATCTTCATTCGCAAACAGTGCCGTATCCCACTTTTTGGAAATAATCGGATTCCAAATAGTATCTTCTTTTTCCCAAAAGCACCAAGTTCTGTCGTTGGTTTTCTTTAAATCCTGATCCAGAAGCAAAATCGATTTGTCTGTAAATTTTCCAGATAAAACCATTTTATAAACTGTCATTAAAGATGCCAGTCCGCTTCCGGTAAAAATGTAATCGAAATGTTGGATTTGCGAAGAATTCATTCTCAAAAATAAGAAAATTTATTTTTCCATATTTTCTAAAAGCAGTTTAAAATCCTTTGGAGATAAATAGTTGGAATACTGAAAGATAATCTCATTCTTTTCGTTCAGGACACACAAAATGGGATAAACAATCTGATTGTTTATAGTTCCAAGCTGTAAAGCCAGTTCATGAACCCCGACATTGTTTCCTGAAGGTTTGTATTTAAACATCTGATTATTAAATGTAATGTCTCTTTTTTCTTCGGCATTAAAATCAATGAAATAGAAATCTGAGTTTAGTTTTTCTATAATTTCCGGGTTTTTAAAAGTCGACGTTTTCATTCTCTGGCAAAACTGGCACCAATCGGTATGAATGAAAACGACGATTTTTCGTTTCTGAATTTGCTGTAAGCTGTCTATTTCTTCAAAAGTTCTGCTTTTTAGTTGACAGAATCCTGCTGAAGTTATTCCAAAAAAGAAAAATAGTATAAAAAGCTTTTTCATTGTTCTATTTTTTTAGTCCACAGATTAAACGGATTATAAGCTATTGTGTCATTTGTTGGCCATGAAATTTATCTCAAAGTATATCGTAATCCTAGAAACCCGCGAATCGTTTGATTCTGTCCGTAAACATAAGTGGTATCAAAGGTCAATCCGTATGGATTGTCTGGCGTAACCAATACTTTTCCAGCCGAATCGTATTGCACATTTTTATCAAAAGGGTCATTTGTTCTCGAAATCAAAAATGGATTATTCTGTTTTGGTCTGAAATTCAACAGATTTTTTACACCGCCATAAACTTCAAAATCCTTCCATCCGGAATAGGTAAACTGAATATTCTGAATACTGTACCAAGGCGATTTTGGACTTCTTGGATCATATTCGCTGAGCAAAGGCAATTTCATTGGACTGTATACATTTCCGGTATAATCCAGCGATAAATCCCAAGGCTGGATTTTATATGAAATGCTCCAGGTTCCAGTAAAATTCTCCGTTAGATAAGGTCGTTCCGAAATCCCGTTTTCGACATTTTTGTTATCTAAAACCGTAGCGCCAACAATAAATTTTAATCCTGATGGAAAATTAAGATCAACATTTGTGCTGATTCCTTGACTTACCGCATAACCGTCAATATTGTTGTAAATGATTTTATTGGGATCTGTTTCGTAATCTGAAATGATTTTATTACTGAATCTGGTATAAAAAGCTGTCGTTTCGATTCCCATAAAAGTTCCGTTTCCGAAATTGATTTTCTGAATGTAATTCAAATTCACGTTTACAGATCGTTCCGGTTTCAAATCGTTTTCAATTATAACATCTCTTGAACCCGTCAAAGCGGCGTGATCTTCGGTAAACAAATTCACAACCCGGAATCCCGTACCGGCATTTAACCTGAAAATGGTGTTTTCACTGGCTTTGAAACGATATGCAAATCTCGGCGTAAGAATCGATCCGTGAATCGAGTTGTAATCATAACGCATACCCAGCAAAACCTGACTTTTTGGAGAAAATGTTATTTCGTCCTGAACAAAAATTCCGGGAAGCCAGGTGTTTTCGGCTTCTTTGGTTGCCGGCGTATTATCGTCATAATACGTATATCGACTGGCAATTCCGGCTAGTAAATCGTTTCGCCCGACTTTTTTATCCCAGGTTAATTGTAAAAATCCAATTTTCTGATTGGCGATATAAGAAGTCGTTCCATAACGGCTGTCCTGATAATGAACGTTTCCAGAAAACGAAAGCATCAGTTTTTCTTCAAACGGCAATTGATAACTTCCTATTAATTCGGCCCGTTTGGTATAAATACTTTCGCCGTAGATTTCGTCTCCTCCGCGATATTTTTTCTCCCAGCGAATGTCGCCTCCCCAGCGGTCTTCGTACATTCCGCGTGCGGCAATAGTAAACAATCTATTATTGTTTCGCTGAAAACTCCATTTATTAAAAACCGAAATTCGTTCAGAAAGCGTAACGTCTGTAAAATTGTCTTTGTCTTTATCGATAACCTGATCGTAGTTGAAATAATTAATTCCGATAAGCGAAGTTGCTTTTTTTCCTGCATTAAACTTCATTCCTAAATCAAGATTACTTTCAAAATAAGAAGTTGTAAAATAATCGGCAGAAAAAACCGGAGCATTTGTTGGGTTTTTGGTAATAATATTTATAAGACCTCCTACGGCTTCACTTCCGTATAGAGACGAAGCCGGACCTTTTACAATCTCGATTCGTTCAACCAGAGAATTTGGTATTCCGGATAAACCATAAACTGTCGACAGACTGCTCACAATTGGCATTCCGTCTATCAGGACCAAAGTATAAGGACCTTCCAATCCGTTAATGTGAATATCGCCCGTATTACAAACACCGCAATTGAGCTGCGGACGAACGCCGTTTATGTTTTGAAGCGCATCATAAATACTTGGCGTTGGATTTTTTTTGAAGAAAACAGGAGAATATACCTCAACCGGAACGGCACTTTCTAATCGTTTAACAGGTTTTAAGGTTCCGGAAACTACGACTTCATTTAACTCATTCTGATCTTCTTTTAATTCAAAGTCGAGATTCAAATCCTGATTTTCCAAAACTGAGATTCTTAGGGTTTGCGATTGGAATCCCTCCGCAGTCACTTGTATTTTATAATTTCCTTTTGGAACATTTTCTAATTTATAAAACCCAGTAGAATCTGTCTGGGTTTTAAAGTTTGTATTTAGTAAACCAACATTAATTTCCTGTCCTGCTGGAATTAATGTTTCTACTTTTCCTGAAATGTTTTGCGAGTATAGATTTTTAGCTGAGATTATTAATATTGTCAAAAATAAATATTTCATTATTATAAAATTAAATTTAGACAAATCTAAAAATTAAATTTGATATACAATTATTCTCAAACCAGAAATTTTCAAACTGATTGAATTCAATATGTTAGATTTTTACTTTTAGATAAATATATAAACCATATAAGTCATATAAGAAAATTTAAGTCAAGCTTTAAATGAACTTATATGACTTATATAGTTTAAAAATTATTACAGAAAATCCTCGTCGATAAGTTCTTTATTAATTGCCGCTCCTGCGAAAGATCCGGAAGAAACCGCCAAAGCAACAGATCGCATTTGAGTTGCAGCATCGCCGCTTCCATAAATTCCCGGAATAGTTGTTTTTTGCATAAAATCAACTTTCAAGTATCCTTGCTCATTGATTTCACAGCCTAAATCTTGCGGTAAAGAACAATGTTGTTCAAATGCAGGTCTTGCGTAAACAGCTTTTACATCAGCCTTTTTGCCGTTCTTAAAAACAATATTCGAAATATAACCGGAATTGTGTTCAAAAGAATCTATTTCTTCTTCTAAAACAGAAACTCCGTGATTTTGTAAAACCTGAGTTTGTTCCAATGTCAATTCAGATTTTCCATTCGTGCAGAGTCTCAAATCTTTAGTCCAGTTCGAAATCAGTTTGGCGTATTCGAAACCCATTTCTCCATTGGCGATAATTGCCGTTTTTTCGCCTTTGACTTCATAACCATGACAGTACGGACAATGCAAAACCGAAATTCCCCAGCATTCACCAAAACCTTTAATTTCAGGAAAAAGATCTTTAACTCCGGTTGCAAACAAGACTTTTCTCGAAGTAAAAACATCTCCCGATTCTGTTGTTATTGTAAAACCTTTTTCAATTCTGTCGGCTTTTACAGCCAATCCCTTATAAAATTGTACTGTTTTATAAATGTCAACCTGTAATTTGGCTTTCGCCGAAATAACAGCAGGCTTTTCACCATCCTGCGTAATAAAATTATGAGAATGCGGTGTTTGTCGGTTGCAGGGCAGACCGCTGTCAATAACCAAAACCTGACGCAGAGAACGTCCTAAACTCATAGCAGCAGACAGTCCGCTGTAACTGCCTCCAACGATAATCACTTCAAAATTCTTTTGTTCCATGTTTCTGTTTTAATGATTTGTTTTGTGTAAATTGTAATTGATTAAATGCCCGACGATCATTCCGATGCCGCCGTAATAAATTAAATCGAGGTGAATTTCAAAAAGAAGATCGCTTAAAATACTGATCCAGATTAAAGACATTGAAACAACCAGAATTGCAGAGACCAAAAGAGCCGATTTTTTTATAATTTTGAAAATTGCAAATAAACCGATTGAAGCAAAGATAAGATCGACAATTGGATTGTGACTAATGCCTAATGGGAGTAGGGTCAGAATTGGAAAAATCAAACAATGCACTAAACAGATAGTCGCACTTGAAATTCCTAAAATATCGTAAAAGGATGTGGTGGTTTTCTTCATATCTCTTAAATTAGCTTAACGCAATTATGTTGCAAATATATGTAATTTTATCAATTGCAACATTGTTGCGATAAAATTTTTTAATTCAAAAAAAATGAAAACGACACGTAACACTACAGCAAAGACAGCCGTTATAGAGGTTTTTGAGAAATCAAAAACAGCACTGTCTCACGCCGAAATTCAGAAACAATTAAACGATGTATGCGATCGCGTCACGATTTACAGAATCCTCGACCGATTAGTAAATGACGATATCATTCATAAAATTTCAAACCTTGACGGTACAGTAAAATATGCAAAATGCAATCATTCACATCAGCGTGTGCATATTCATAATCACGCACATTTCAGCTGCGAAAACTGTCATGAAATTACCTGCCTCGAGAATGTAAAGCCAAGTTATATCATGCCGCACAACTATAAAGTTAAGGAGATAAACTTTACCTTATCGGGATTATGTCCGAAATGTTTAAATTCTAACATTTAACATTTAGACTCGTCTAAAAATATTGTTCAGCGAATATAATTTTTCTATATATTTGTGAAAACAATATAATTACGATGAGTAAATCTCTAGAAGAAGTTCATGAATCGGTTTCTACAGAACATAAAAAAACAGGATTCAGAAAAATATTAGCATTTTTAGGTCCGGCGTACCTTGTGAGCGTCGGATATATGGACCCCGGAAACTGGGCAACCGATATAGCAGGAGGGAGTCAGTTTGGTTACACTCTTGTATGGGTTTTATTAATGAGCAACCTCATGGCTTTGCTTTTGCAGAGTTTGAGTGCACGTCTTGGAATTGTAACCCAGCGGGATCTTGCTCAGGCTTCAAGAGAAACGTATTCGAAGTACATCAATTATATTTTATACTTTCTGGCCGAGATTGCCATAGCGGCCTGCGATTTGGCAGAAGTACTCGGAATGGCGATTGGAATTAACCTGCTTTTTGGAATTCCATTGCTCGAAGCGGTTTTGATTACCGTTTTAGACACCTTTTTGCTGCTTTTCCTGATCAATAAAGGAATCCGTAAGATGGAAGCCTTCATTATAGCTTTAGTGGCAATAATTGGCTTTTCTTTTATTTTCGAAATGATTTTTGCCGAACCGGAAATGCATAAAGTGCTCGAAGGTCTTATTCCGTCGATTCCAAATTCGGCAGCTTTGTATATAGCGATCGGAATCATTGGGGCGACTGTTATGCCTCACAACTTGTACCTGCATTCGTCTTTGGTGCAGACCAGAAAATTTGATCGTACTCCGGCCGGAATCAAACAAGCCCTAAAATATAATTTAATCGATTCTACGATAGCCCTTAATCTTGCCTTTTTTGTAAATGCGGCTATTCTGATTCTCGCAGCTGCAACCTTTCATCGAAATGGAATGTATGAAGTAGCTGAAATTCAGGATGCTCATCAATTCCTGGAACCTTTGCTGGGAACAAAATGGGCGCCTATTTTGTTTGCCGTAGCGTTAATTGCGGCAGGACAAAGTTCAACAGTTACCGGAACACTTGCCGGACAAATCGTAATGGAAGGCTATTTACATTTTAGAATCCAGCCGTGGGTCCGCCGAATTATAACCCGTTTGATTGCGATTATTCCCGCTGTAATTGTTATTTTAATTTATGGCGAAAGCGTCACAGGAAAGTTATTGATCCTAAGTCAGGTTATTTTGAGCCTCCAGTTAGGCTTTGCGATTATTCCGCTGATTCATTTTGTGAGCGACAAATCGAAAATGAATGGTTTTCATATTTCCAGAACTACTCAGGTTGTTTCCTGGATTATTGCATCAATCATTGTTTCCTTAAATGCCAAATTGGTTTACGATGAAATTACTTCATGGCTGGAAAGTTCGGCTCACCCAACGATTTTATGGTTTACAGTAGTACCGCTTGCTTTTGGATTTTCAGCTTTATTATTATATATAGTTTTCAAACCCTTCATTGCTAAATTCAAAGCAAAAATGATCAATCATTCACCGCATAATCTGCAGCTGCGTTTTACGCCAAAAGAAAGTCAGACTGTAAAAAACATAGCAATTTCTGTTGATTTTTCTAATGCAGATGAAGCAGCTCTCAACCATGCTTTTGAATTGGGCGGAATGGATGCCAAATATACGCTGATTCATATTGTGGAAACCGTTGGTGCTTTAATGTATGGCATTCACGTTCATGATCATGAAACTACAATCGACGAAAAATTGTTATTGGAATATAAAGAAATGCTTTCGCAGAAAGGATTTAATATCGAAACGGAACTTGGTTTTGGAAAACCCAACAAAGTAATTCCTAAAATCATAAACGAAGGCAGTTTTGATATTCTCGTTATGGGAACTCACGGCCACACGGGATTAAAGGATATTCTTTTTGGCACAACCGTAGATAAACTGAGACATAAAATTTCGATACCTTTGTTGATTGTTAAATAAAAGGGGCAAAGACTCAGAAGGACAAAGGGACAAAGCCTTTGCAACTCTGAACCTTTGAGCCTTTGAACCTCAAAAAAAATGACTTTTTCAGAAGAAAATTACCTAAAATCGATCTATCACCTGACTGCAGCTTCAGAAACCGAAGTGAGTACTAACGCCATTGCCGAAATTATGGAAACAAAAGCGTCTTCTGTAACTGATATGCTTAAAAAGCTGGCGGAGAAAGATTTGGTGAATTATAAAAAATATCAGGGCGTTTCGTTGACCGAGAACGGAAAACTTGCCGCAAAAATGATTGTTAGAAAGCACCGTTTGTGGGAAGTGTTTCTGGTTGAAAAGCTTAACTTTAGCTGGGATGAGGTACATGATATTGCAGAACAGCTGGAACATATCAAATCAGAACAATTGATTAATCGTCTGGATGATTTTCTTGGAAATCCTACTGAAGACCCGCACGGCGACCCGATTCCGGATGCAAACGGACGTATCATTAAAATTGAAAAACAGCTCCTGTCTGAATTAGAAGAAAATCAAACCGGCATTTGTGTTGGTGTAAAAGATACTTCTTCGGAATTTCTGAAATATCTGGATAAACAGGGAATTGCTCTAGGTTCAAAGATCGAATTCCTTTCTAAAGAATCTTTTGATTTGTCTGTTAGAATAAAAGTGAATGATAGAGAATTATCTATTTCGAATAAAATTGCTTCTAATTTGTTTGTGAAGCTTTTGTAAATCTTGAATTTTAAATACCTAACAGGTTTTTAAAACCTGTTAGGATAAATATATAATCTATTTTATAATTCCTTTTTCAATCATTTCCAGCATTACCGGAGAAGCATTTTTAAACGTTGGCGGCTGTTCTATAATACTTCCGGCATTCTTTTTATTTACTTTAAACGTAACATCATTATCTGTTGTAAAAAGTAAAGCGGTCAGAAATGGTTTTTTGATGTGCGAACCCAAAATCAATAAAGCTTCATCTAAAGTATGAATGCTTTCGATTTCTTCGGTTTTATATTTAAAAGTCAATGAAATTGAGAAAGTATTATCTTCATTTAAAACCAATCGGAAATACACATTTTTAAGTTCTGTATCGCCCATAGTTTTGGCCAAAGTTAATTTTGCGAAAGTTCCAGATTGGATGCTTTCTTTAACTCGTTCACAAAAAAGGGCAAATATTGGTTCGTACATTTTTTTAGGTGCTAAGGTTCTGAGATACTGAGGTTCTAAGTTTTATCCTCTTTGGTGTTTAATTTAACCACAAAGGTCGCTAAGATTTACGCAAAGCACACAAAGAAAATAAAAAAACTTAGCGAACCTTGCGTAAATCTTAGCGCCCTTTGCGGTTAAGAAAATTATTTTCCTGTAAATTCAGCTTTACGTTTTTCTAAGAATGCTGTCGTTCCTTCTTTAAAATCAGCAGTTCCAAAACATTCTCCAAATGATTTTATTTCGGTATCAAAACCATTTTTGCCATCTTTATAATTGGCATTAATAGATTTTATTGCTTTCCCAATTGCAAACGGAGCATTTTTGATGATTCTTTGCGCAATGGCAGCTGTAAAAGATAAAAGTTCAGTTTGTGCCACTACATGGTTTACTAAACCGTATTGTTTGGCTTCTTCTGCAGAAATCATTGCGGCAGTCATGATCATTTCCATCGCACGGCCTTTACCAATTAGTTGAGGTAAACGCTGTGTTCCGCCGTAACCAGGAATTAGTCCTAGAGTTACTTCCGGAAGTCCCATTTTAGCATTATCAGAAGCTATTCTGAAATGACATGCCATTGCCAGTTCCAGTCCGCCTCCAAGAGCAAAACCATTAATGGCTGCAATAACCGGTTTTCTTAGGTTTTCGATGCAATCAAATAACGCTTCATGTCCTTCGGCAGCTAATTGTGCACCTTCGACAACGGTATAATTTGCAAATTCTGAAATATCGGCTCCTGCCACAAAAGCTTTTTCGCCGGTTCCCGTTATAATAATAACACGAACATTGTCATCATTTCCTAAAGCAGAAACAGCATTGCTCAAATCACTGATTGTGGCTTTATTTAAAGCATTTAGTTTTGCAGGCCTGTTAATTGTAATAGTTGCAATTCTTTCTTCAATAGAAACTAGAATGTTTTCGTAATTCATAACGCTGATTTTATGAGTTTGTAATAGGTAGAGAAACCCTAAATGTGGTTCCTTTTCCGTAAGTTGATTCAAAGGTAATTGTTCCTTTGTAATTTTCGATGATGTTTTTTATAATTCCCAGACCAAGTCCCATTCCGCTGGTTTTAGTGGTAAATTTTGGTTCGAAAATTCTGCCGATATCTTGCTTTTGAATTCCGATTCCGTTGTCTTTTACCGCAATTTCAACATTGTTGTTTCGTCTTTTTACCGAAACCACAATAGATTTTTGAAACTGACTTTCCGGAATGGCCTGAGTTGCGTTTTTAACCAAATTGGTAATCACACGAATCAATTGTGTACGATCCATTTTTGAAATAATTTCTTCTTCTTCTTTTTCGAAAGAAATATAATCTTCATTGAAAATATCCAAAGCCAGTTCTACAACCTCAACTACATTTAAAGTTTCATTTTGCTGTGCCGGCATCGAAGCAAAATTCGAAAATGCCGAAGCTACAGACGTCATGGTATCAATCTGCTGAATCAGGGTTTCTGAATAATCATTCATTTTCTGCTTTACATCAGGATCATTCGGATCAAATTTTCTTTGAAAACTCTGAACCGTTAAACGCATTGGCGTAAGCGGATTTTTAATCTCGTGCGCTACTTGTTTGGCCATTTCGCGCCAGGCTTCTTCACGTTCACTTTGTGCGAGTTTGATCGCACTGGTTTCCAGTTTGTCGACCATTCCGTTATACGCTTTGATCAGGAAGTTGACTTCTTTGCTGTTGGCTTCCAGAACAATTTTCTCGTTTTTCTGATCCAGATTGGTTTCTTCCAAACGATCTGAAATGGTTTTAAGCGATTTTGTAATATAAGTGGAAAGAAAATATGCTAAAGCAAAAGCCACAATCAGCATAAAAGAATAGACCTGACTTAAACGAATCAGGAAAGTATTCAACTCGTTGTCGTAATATCCATCGTCTTCTAAATACGGAAGATTCAGAATTCCGAGCGGTTTAAATTTTTCGTCTTTTATTAAACTGTATGAAGATCGGTTTTTAACTCCGTCGATGGTTTTAATGTCTACAAATCGCTTTTCGATAGAAGAACGAACCAGCTTTAAAATGTATTCCGGAATTGGCGGTGCGATTTTATCAACGGCAAAAGATTCTTTGGAAGATTTTAAAAGTTTCCCGTCAAGGCTGTAAATATTGATTTCAATTTTGTGAATCTGCGCCAGTTCGTGGATTTTATCTTTAAAAATTAAATCCAGATTTTGGGTTTTAAGCGGATAAGTTGTCGTTGAAAGAACGTAATTTATATGTTCTTTTACCGCATTTTCTTTTCGTTCTAAACGTTCCTGATGATATTCTTTTGCTTCTGTTTTAAATTGAATAATCGAAATCGAAGCCAATAAACAAGATGCCACAACAATCAATACAATCATCGACAGGAAAATCCTGGTACGAAGCGAAAGCATTGACATTTTGAAGTTGTTAAGCATGTTTTGTTGTTTTATTGTTTCAGGTTTCACGTTTCAGGTTATGTTGCGTGTGGCAACTTGAAACTTGAAACCTGAAACTAAAAAACTATTTTTTCTCCCGAATTCTTTTGTAAAATCGAAATCCCAGCATGATTAAAACCGAAAACAAAATAATTCCGATTACGCCGAAAATCCAATTGATGGCACTTTTTAAAACTACTAAAAAAACAACGGCAAACAAAATAATCGTTGCGCCTTCGTTCCATAAACGCATGAAGTTGTTTGAATATTTTACCTCATCGTTTTGTAATTGCTTAAAAATCTGATGACATTTTCCGTGGTATAAATACAAAAGGAAAACGAAACATAATTTTACGTGCATCCAGGGCATTTTCATCCAAACATGACCAGCATCTGTAAAAAACAACATCCAAAAAGCAAAAATACTCGCCAAAACCGCCGATGGCCACGTAATTATGTA
This portion of the Flavobacterium gelatinilyticum genome encodes:
- a CDS encoding CopD family protein, producing MEYYNYLKSLHLIFVITWFAGLFYIVRLFVYQIEANEKPSPEKEILQAQYKIMAYRLWYIITWPSAVLASIFAFWMLFFTDAGHVWMKMPWMHVKLCFVFLLYLYHGKCHQIFKQLQNDEVKYSNNFMRLWNEGATIILFAVVFLVVLKSAINWIFGVIGIILFSVLIMLGFRFYKRIREKK